GATTTCTCGTAAAACAGAGGTGTAAGACTCTCGGGtgttttcttgattattttttgGAAGTTTTCGTGTGTCTACAACCTGTTTAACGTCATCCGAGTCATGTAGAATCGTGTTGGAGTGTGTTGTCTGCAAGAAGACGTGTTAATACAAGGATATCAATGAATCAGAAAGATTATTCccgtaaaaataagaaaaaaaataattgagaagATAAGGGATTAAAGAGGACATATATCGTCCCCGGTGAGTATTTAAAAGGGTTTCGGGAGTCATAGAGGGGACTGAGAGAGTTACGGGTAGATAATAGAGGGAGAATCAAATTAGCAGAGAGttattctgctgctgcagaaacaccatcaagaacatgaagaacagacaTAACTAAACTGTCGTAATAATATTGTCGTTCTTTCCTTAGCTTTAAGACTGTCTTTTTGCGACAGTTCTGAATCATCTTTGTAATAGCGGTTTTGCAACGTTCTcggtttttcattatttttctctttttctcttctttgtaaacactttgagccatgaataaatattttgagagatTATTTACcttgatgagctaattctcatgaaaccaagacaatggaggaatctatttacgcatgattgattggtaactatttttaattattttatcttctctaattttattatttatttacttAATCATTGCTTTTGCAGGGTTTTAGTTCGATTGCAAGATTTTCCTAATTGTTtgtcattcaatttgataggttatgctttgttaaatgtattgatattctatgcttaGGGAATCTAGAGTCTTGGTTGCTTCTAATCTTATTGTTATCActtttaattgatttttatttattttagcatTAGAAATTAAATCTAGAGTTAAActttcacaagtccgagaatcgaatccCTTTCTTACCACATTAAATACCACATCAATAATCGTTCAACTGATTCTGATACAACTCCGGTGTGGCATCTACCCTTAGTATGAATAAGTTCGTTGGAGACCACTAGGAATACTTGTAAGAGTAGCAATACCTCCAGATATAAATATACTCTCTACATCCCATGAAAATGATGGCATAGTCGACGATGAACCCGATTGAATAGCATATGAAAATACGTCGCCCGTCTCTGGTGAAGGTTGGGAAGGAAGATAATCATCACCAAGTGGCATCCTGCCAAAAGCTGGGAAATCCACTTGATCCAAATTTGCGGTTGCATAGCAATATTGGGCTTGTAAATAGTGTGAAACCAATAAATGTAATCATTTTTAGACCTCGTCTCCTGTATCAAATCTTCAGCTTCTTTCCCATTGTGGATAATCCCTATCAATTTCTCCCGATAACCTCGAGAAACCTCTTCACTTGGATAGGTGTTGATGATGGCTATCACCATTCTTCTCTACAACTGAAGATGTAGTCTTTCATCTTAATACCAATCACCCTTTTCATAAATATGGCTGTATAACAAAATTAATCCTTTTAAGGCTTAGCTCTAGCATTCTCTGGGGTTCTACATCTTCGAACTCAAAGAATGTTGCATACGACATGGAAACAATGTAATTAATTGTGCTACACAACTGTGGAGTCAAAGCATGTTGACCATCTTCACAATTCGATTATTTGTCGGCACTTCTGTATAATTAGAAAAACATTGGCGTGATTGTGAAGATAAGATTTACAAACACGGAAGTATGCATACCACCAAcactgaaaataataacattgttGGGTTAGTACATTTACCAtgtcaaaataataaataaatactaTGAAAAATGTTTGTTCTTACCTCCAATACTCTCCAAAAACCATTAAGACTTTCTGTGGCACAACTCGAGCATATACCGAGGGTTATGTAAAGTTTTGATAAAATTGGAGACCCCCAATCATATCTTGGTGCTCACTCTAAAGCTTCTAACGCTTCGAGAAACCAATTAATGTCAATGAACTAGCTTTTCGAAATAGAAAACACACGTTCGAGCTCCTCACAATATTCCGGGTACAAATGTTGTGTTTTTTGTAACCTGTGTTCATTCATTTTCGTATCATAATGTTgtaaaaaacttttcaacccaGCCACCTTTAATCCATATGCTTTTAATCTTCTATGTTCTGGTTTTCCTTCTAGATCATTTGAGTATAATGGAATTCGTCTTTTTATCTTTCTTCCGACTCCCACTTTAATTTGAAATGGAAGTAAATTTTTTTCACATGGAATTCCAGTCAACATGTACAAATCTAACGGTATAACTCCTATTGGACAATATATTCATAACTAAAATTGGTTGAattttataaaactaaaaacaaatctaaaagtTTAATTACAAGAAAAAACAAACTTACCACATTCAAAATCTTTTAGAAAAATGTATTAGAAAATGGTTACTCAATCCATTGACTGTTCGTATTACTTAGTGAGATATGATTCTTACCgaggtaattcatatcatctgATAATTGTACACACGTGAGACAAGAGATGATTATTACCATCCtaggtaattcatatcatctCTCTAGTCCTTGAGATGAGAGATGATTGTTACCGTTCAAGGTAATTCATGCCATCTGAGAAGGGATGATTATTGCCTATAATGATAGTTTATACCATCGGTCTAGAGATGATTATCAACTCTTTTGAGTAGTTCATATCATTTGAGAAAGAAAGTAGGTTGAGCTTGAACAAGTACTATGATTTGCCAACCTAACTGGGGCTCCCACCTGCAGGTGGCTACCCAGAAGACCATTGACAACTAGCCGATGGTGGCTGGTATCCGACTATCCTAACATTGGAAAATGACTATCCCTCAGTCATCTGATAATGTGTGTGTTTCAAGCCCAAATGGGGCTCCCACCCATGGATGGCAACTTGGAACAATGGTGGCTGATATGCGATTACTATGACATCTTTCACCATCGTTCCAGTATAACTTGAACTGAGTCATATAGTTTCTAGGTTGCATATCATATAAACGCCACCAAGGAAACTCTTTCTTGAACAAAAGGGGGAACTAACCTGAACACCGTATACGGAATCTAGACCACCCACCTCTTAGATTGACCGAATTAACTCGCTCTGGATGGCCAATTATGTATACAAAGAGCGCGTCATCACCAACTAATTGTCTAACATGTTGAAACTCATATTCTTTTATCCTGCTCAAAATTTAATTCGCTGAGCGGGGTGTTAGTAAATCCTTtgacttttttatttcttttatgttTGGGTTTCCGActcatatttggaaggaaataacTAAATATCACGGGTTTTTATTTAGGAAAAATTATAGAAAAAAGAGGTGTGAAGAGGAATGAGGGGAAGTGTGGCATTTATAGGCGAGATAGAGTCAATTGTTGACAATATTGAGTCAAACATTGTCAATATTAACAATATCAAGTGACAGATTTTAATAGCCAAACATTGTCTTTTCCCGTAGTGGCGCGGCTGGTTTGCCGTGCCACCTGAGATGGCAAATGGTTTATTTTTCTATGGTGCATAGGAATAGGTCTAAGGCATGTTGCGGAAACCCACTCCTATGTGAAGTTGTGGTGTTGCACTTGCAGAAACCCCTACGTATAAGGTGCATAAATATGCAGGCCATAATGGAACCACATTGCATCAGTTCTGTCTTGTTACTTGCTTCCAAAATAATTCAGCTGAGCTTACACAATATCCACGGTGTTAAATTCTTTAACATATATCTAATCATTAAAATAACATAACCTCAACGTCGTTGAACACTCTCAATCTCAATTTAAAATTACGTGTGCATTGTTGAAGAAAAACAAATATTCGAATGTAAGATTTAATGTGAGAAATATCCTATAaggcacaaatatgacaagcttgAGTATCTATTGGCAAAAAGGCTATGATCGAAGGAGATCACTAGGATTCCTGTTGTAGTGTGTATGCTTTCTTCATTTCCTCCAACACAGAGTCACTTGTGCTGCAACAAAAGAAGAGCGAGAGACCTTAGCAACATAACTCGTCAAATTTATGATGGTCAGTCACAatttagttattcttcctaaaacattTAAGTACATCTTTGTAGTCATATTTTTATAGTAATTACTAAGTGAGATGCTGAAAAAACTTGTGCTAATTTATGCAGCAATTGTCAGTTGATATTTATCCAGTGCGCAAGTCCAGTTAAAATGGTTTCTGCGTAGCTGCTCATCTAGAGATAATATGCCACAATAAGTGTAACAATTTAAAAGTTACTAGTCTGCCATAAAAGAGAAGAAATGAGAGGTTAGTAAATAAATTTCTACGTCCATACAACCTTGGACACCCAACCAACACAGAAACACTGCAACAAAAAGAAAATCCCAATGAATAGAGGGGCGCAGGTGGCTTTGCATCCTTTCTATTGTTGCCTACTTCGAATTAAGAAAATAAGTTGAGTAAAAACACATCTCAAAGACAAGCTAGAGATAGCAGGACACCAAAGGCACCTGTAGAATTTCTAAGAATGGCTAATCTTACAtggaaaatttgaagaaaaattgatgaaataatTTCAACAATGAAAAGTTGAGAGTGATTGATCTGAGGCAAAGGTAACGTGACTTTTCCACATGACCCACATGTGTTAGATGATACAAAGGTTCATATGGAGACTTGGTTTACAGTTATTTTGAATTTTTCAGTATTTAGGCTCTTTCTATTATAGGTGGCGCATAACTCCTCCGTCTGTATTGTAATTTTTTCTGACTTGGTTGGGAAAGACGAATCAACAGTTTGTTTTAGAAATGTAGTTTAACTGGATGTGGGaagtttttgttgttttattttttagtgaAATAATCTATAAAGCAGAATGTGCCAGTTATGTGTCAACATGTAACATCAGCGATAAACGCAAGATGCACAAACAACAAAGAGATAAGCTCAACCCATTCATAATATCAAATGCATGCCTAAAACAGATGACAATGATGTGTAAGGGTAATAATATATAGCCATGCCTAAAACAGATAGCCACAAACTGACAGAAAATATCATAACCACGAGGTGAAAGCAAGAAACAACATCATCATAGATAAGTAATAGCGAATCTTACTATTGATGAAGGCATTCATTAAGCTCTTTTGCTTCTTGGCGGCACTGCCACACAACAGATAATGTTCTTCCTACAGCACACTCAGCATACTTTGAAGTGTAGTAGACACATTCTTTAAGTGCTTTTGCCTTCATCTTGCTTCTCAAAGCTGGAAAATACACTAGATACATTATTATATGCTTAGATGTGCATTTCGAGCATGGTCCAAGCCCCTAACAGTTTTgtggttatttttcttttcaaattttcAATGTGATTGAACTAAAAACTTTCATGTCTGTATTGTCAAGCATCATCTTAGTGTGTTATATATATACAGTACTAGATTCGATCTTAAATGTCTCAATTTCCTGACTAAAATGAAACATTGTAAGCCTATCAAAATGAACTGAATGAATCAGGAGTTACGGCTTATAAATGTAAACCTAAATCATCACAAACAATTTCACCCCAtaagttgtttttgttttgtcaTTTATCTGTAAGATTTCAAGATGTTACAATGAAGTTTATATAGACATAAAAttcctttaaaaccctaaaattacaaATGCATACGAATCTATATGGAGGAAACGGGTATTTCAAACTGAgttcaaataatattaaaaacttCAACTCTCATAGATCGGGCTTCAGAACAAAACATAGAGAGAATTAGGGGTTAGAATTTGACCTTCTTCAACTTTCTTCTTGACATGATTTTCTCTGGCTTCTTCGATGTATCCCATTTTCTCTCGTACTCAATAAACCCTCCTCTTCACTCTAGGCCCTAAAACCCCTCTTTTGACGTAAAACATGGTCTACTCGGGAGGGCTAGTTTAGGGATTTTCATGACTATAACCGACACCTGTCGCTCTTTTGATTGGAATATATGGTTAGGTCCCCAAAATCTGAAACAGCAAAAACTGCCTCTTCggaaacaatttttttgtttttatttctccTGAAATccccctttttatttttttattttacaagTTACATATTGAAGTGAAGTTTTTTAAGATCTGCTGTTAATTTCATAGTATTTCATTGAAATTGAAACCTAGAACCAAATACGAGCTGAAGAATTAAGCAACAGTAAAAGGAAATTGTTAGTTGCAAGGATCCAGATTCGCTCATGGAGGTCTCTCAAGGAGGACCAGAGAGAGATAAAGGGAGTTCATCTCCTTCCCCTACAGCGGTTGTATCCAATTTCTGGAGAGGTAATCTTGAGTTTCTCTTCTTCCTGTTCGATCGTGAATTAGATTATTTTTCTAGTTTAATTTGTTGTTTGAATGCTAGTCATTGATATAAGTAAACTGAGTTATGTGTTTATGAGGATACACACTCGATCTAGATTACATTTTGCTGGATCTAGATTAATTTTAATTGAGAAAACGTTTTAGCTGTACGATTGTCACTTTCCCAGTAGTTTACCATTGGGCACATGCTGTATTCCTGTAACATTTAGAAATCAAATGATGGACATTCGTGGGTGGGCGTTGGTTAGGTTTAGCAGTTTAGGAAGTTTGGAGATGAGATCATATACTGCATTGAAAGTCTTCTATCATTATTAAGTCATAGTCTTCGAAGTTTTGTAAAAAATAGCTAAAATCTGAAAGTTACTTAGTAAGAATTGCAGTAGTATCCTAATTTGTTCAAAGTTCATATAATATGATTTCTTAGGTCATGGACTTGAAGATTGTAAATAATTATGCTAAAACATCGTACTGAATTGGGGACTGAtttataaaatatatacaaagttgatttttttttcctatttttgtcCCCGAATAGTACTAGCCCATACATTTTAATAAAATCTGACCTTCATTTCAGCTTATTTCCAAGATGTGAGGCGTCTTATGAAGCTCTTTTCTTTATCAGCTTTCTAAGCATCATTACTTACAAGTTCCACCTAAACATAACCATGTGCTGAAAACAGATTTTACCAGCATTAACTTGTTCCACGACTCACGTAAATTCCATGTACGTTCATAAACATTATAAACAACTCACAACACCAAACATGTTCTGTAGCTTCAAATACAATTAGCATGACCTGATTAAGAAGAAGAAACGGATAGATAGTCTCTCTACTAATAATTTAGTGACTTGAActtctacttctatttcctcaTGCTTAAATGATGGATAAAGATGATTCTCTTTTTATTGCAAGAGGCTAGAAACGAGTTTTTGTCATGCCTTGCCACATGTCTCTCTAACTCATGGCTACATGGGAAAACTCAttatttatctttaaattatctaGCACCGACCTTAAGCTAGTCTTTAGTGCATGATTAAACCATAAACACACCTTCATACGGATTATTACTTCAACTTAATCTAATCGAAGATTAGCTTTACTACCAAAATCAGATTTAGAGGTCATTTAAGATTGGTGTTGGTTAGAGTTGGATTTAGTGTTAAAACGTTACTCCTTATGATTCTATTTCTTGTTAGTATGTGTTAGATCAATGGCAGAGCAATATTTACAATGTTTTTCATAGTCTTCCTTGTTTGATAGGTTAAAGCTCGAGTAATGGTTCCTGACTGCTTATTTTGGCGTAACTTCATTTGCCTTGTGCTAGAGTCTTGTCATCTTACAGTATTACGCTACAATTCATATTCTACATAGATTGCAACATGATATTAAGTATAAAAGTCTTGATAATGTTTGTGTAACTATAATACTTCTGTGCTTCCTTGTTGAATGTGACTGGTTTATTGAACGCATGACTTATTTCCTAATTGTCTTGGTTATTGTTGGTGCATACAGACTTTGATTTAGATAAAGAGAGGAGTGTGCTGGACGAGCAGGGTTTAAGGATAGCTGAAAATCAGGAGAACAGCCAGAAGAACAGACGAAAGCTTGCGGAAAGTACACGAGGTACTTGATATGCAACATTCTTGAACCTTTCACTTATATTCTGGTTCAGTTTGTCTTACATAGGAAGCTGACTTTAGGAGTCTCAGATCGGTTAGATGTCCGGAATTTGTATATGTACCAAGTTTAAAACATTGTCAGCCTTGCATTCCATCTAAATACCGTTTTCCTGTGTACAGATTTCAAAAAAGCTTCTCCTGAAGATAAGTTAAGTCTGTTTAACTCTTTACTTAAGGGCTATCAAGAAGAAGTTGACAATCTTACGAAGAGAGCAAAATTTGGAGAGAATGCTTTTCTAAACATTTACCAGAAAATATATGAGGCGCCAGATCCTTATCCTGCTCTTGCTTCTATCGCCGTAAGTACTACATGACTGGGTCTATAGTGCATGCTTGTAAGTGCGACATATGTATCATTGTGGTGGACAACCTGCTAGTGTTGCTTAGTCTCCGTCCCTCTAATTTTGCTTTCAATGTCTCTAATCTTCTTTACACCTCcctctttaaatttttttggGATTTTGGATTAAACTGTTACGTTCTTCTTAGCTTTTTTTTGTCCGTCACGGACTTTCACTCATTTCACCTGTTCGCTTTAAATGTAGGAACAAGACTTGATTTTGTCAGAACTGCAGTCTGAAAACCATAAAATGAAGGTTGAACTTGAAGAATTCAGGACTGAAGCTACTCACTTGAAAAATCAACAGGCAACAATAAGAAGACTTGAGGAGCGCAATCGTCAATTAGAACAACAGGTTAGCATTGTGTAGATAGTGAAGGATAACACATTAATTTCCGCACCACGCTTCTAGGTTTCATTGTCAATAGCGACAAATGGGCGATTTAGATCTGGTAATTGTGTTTTACCATCGAAGTTACTGGTTTGTACCGGCTTCAAGATTTGAAACAAATATAAAACACCAAAAAGTTAGTTATCAGGTTCTATAATGATAAGCAAGCAGAAATGCAACTGTGCCAGTGAAACGATAGATTTATCTAcagtttgattttgaatttcaaacTTTTGTAGAAGGTAAGAAAACTGCAAAGGCATGGTTGGAGTTGAGAAACTTCTTAATTGCAGTTTAACTAGATAAGCTCTGGTTTGCACTATTTAGATGTTGATGTACAACTTACTAAAGAGGATTTTTTCCTAGAGCCAACACGTATAATGCCTTCACTAATTTACTAGATTCAGTATGGAGCTTTTTACCATTCAATCCATTCTGTAAATCGTGGTTTTAAATTTTGATGCTTCCATCTATAAAACTGTTGTAGAACAAATCCACTAAGTTAACAAAAAATGAGCTGCAAAGTAGCACATGCTGTATCCTAGTTATTGCCCTTTTGGGTGGTCATGCTAAGTTGTCAACGTAAGTTATGCCAATTGGAGTGGGAAATGTATATGCAAGAGATGTAACTTACGCCTCATCGTGTTGGTGGTAAATTTCAGCTTCTGTAACCTCTATGCTTGTACACTCTTCTTGATTCATGTTCCCTTCTAATGGATTTAGATGGAGGAAAAGGTGAAGGAAATTGTTGAAATTAAGCAACGCAGCTTGGCAGaagagaatcagaaaacactGGAAGTCCTCAAGGACAGGTATTCCATTCTATCTAGCTTTTAAAAATGAAGACTAAACTTTGGACCGTATCAATTTTTTGGTATGTAAATTACCAAATTGACCCGATCAAAGTCAGTTATTTAGTCAATTGGAGTAAATTAGGGAATGCATTATGGGAATGCTAGATATTACAACACCTAAGGATCTCTGAGTAATTACAATTTTATAGAGACCTTAAATGAAAAGTTACTAACTTTgtatttcttgtttacaaaaaggCCATATATTTATAGAAAATTATGTCTAAGCTTAAATCGTATTTTTCTAGAAATTATGTATTCATAAAGCCCTGCAAAATATCTACCCAACGTGTATAAGAGGAAtatcaaaatttaatttttttaacaataatttttcttccGTCTTTTTCATGCAACACGTATTCTGTGAAATTGATAAACGGCAACACGGTGTTGCAGACGCACAGCGCACGTGCATTGTACTAGTGAAATGAAATTTATGGCTCTTTAAACATTTTTCTGGTGTGCTTAGAAAGGAGAAACTAAGAATACAAACTTTATATTGTTTTAGCTCCATCGTTGCACATGAGATATCAGGAGATCTTTAATGATGTGCTATATTCTaaattctttatttattttctgtGATTCCCATGGTATCCTTTTTGTGTTACTTGAGAGTGTAACACATTCTATGATCTTATGAGGGCAGGGAGCGGCTATTGCAGGATCAATTAAGACAGGCCAAGGAAAGTGTTTCTAATATGCAGAAATTACACGAGTTTGCCCAGAGCCAGATGTTTGAACTTCGTGCTCAATCAGGTATTATTTCAAATAGCAATTTCATGCATTCACTAAGGTATAACACTCGTTGCATGGCATACTTTGTAGCCTGCCCATATACTTCATttattttctgtgttgtttgaaaaaCTAGTGTAGATCACTTCTATTCCATCCTCATgctttatcacaaaattgaagaCTTAGTTTCACGTCTCTGTTGCAGATGAAGAAAGAGCAGCTAAACAGTCAGAGGTCAATCTCCTTATGGATGAAGTTGAACGTGCTCAGACTCGGTTGCATAGTCTAGAAAGGGAGAAGGTGAATCTTAAACATTGTTCTTTATATCTAACGCCATATCTCATGTTAATTCCTTATTTCTTTCCTGTATGATATACCGTAAGATCAAGTAGATTATTAAGGATTTTTATGGATGGAGGATTTCCGCTCCTGGTTGTTACTGTTAGGTAATCAAGAGTTCAAATATCTCACTGGTTCACTCAGTGGTTTTTTGAGTCAGAGTTACGTCCTATGTGAATCTCTTCGTAATTAGCTTCAAGTTTTCCTAACTCGAAAAATTATGCAACAGCCGTCAGGTACTATCTCTATCCGGGGAGCATTATGCACATTCTTATGCGTACATGCTACCAATACATGCACTTTGTGTAACTTGTTTAGAAAAATTTTAGACTGTTAGGGGCTTGATTGGGTGCTGATGAATTTTGAGATTATCATTTGCTGGTTTCTCGAATTGGGATGTTTTCAGTTTTGGCCTCTTAGCAGGAAAATTGATTTCATGGCAAAAAAATCACTGGTTGGGGCTTTTAAGTGCTGCGGTATGTAGAGGATTGGGCCAAACAATCAGCAATACCTGTGTACtgtaaaggttaccaaacaaTCTCAAGACTTAGGTCGCATTATGTATCACACCCTTAGTATCTGCTTGTGGATAAACATGATCAGTGCAGCACGCCTAATTTCTAGGGTGTACACTAGATTCACAGACTGTTTATGTACCTATACCACATATTCTGTAAAGTGGGTAATGAACTGATATTTACCAAAGTACGTTATTTCCAATTGGGTAATGAACTGGGTAAATTatttttccaatttcttctttcgaAAGTAAATAATGATATATAAACACATACTTAAGTAAAACTTTATTTACTTTATATCTTTTCAATATTTTCAAATGTTTTACCTTAGTTAGTTCGTCGATTAATTTGTAGACAGTCGATGATAAGAAAGGAACAAGTGAATAATGGATCTTTGGTGCTGAAAATACAGTAatttgattgatcaaacaaaaatatctttcctgattttgctttaattcTGTGCAGGGGATTCTCCGTTCCCAATTACAAACTACTAACGAGGAAAATGGAAATAAGAACAGGTAAATTTGTTGCCTGTCTTATTTTTTGCAGTGATCTAACAAGATTTAAGAATTACTTTCTCTGCTGGCAACTAACTTTATTACATTATTGGAATGTACTTAATTTTCATTGTTTGATCATACAACATACTTTATAATTCTGATATTTTTAACTAAAAGGATGATGGTTAGTTCCTTTACATATCATGGCGCGTTGTCAATGTTACTGTTAATTAAAAGAATGATAGGCTCTTAGAGAAAATCATGTTCCAATAGTTTCGCATGAAAGATGAAACAGTAATGTGTTAGGATGCTACTTTGAACAATAATTGATCTGTGTCAGCTATTTCTCTTTAAAAATGGCTTAGCATGGTGCTATATAATATGATAATTGTGCCCAAATAAATGGACTTAACTTATTATTTGTCTTTAGAGTAACTAAATTAGGAATCTAAAGATGAAATAAGTAAATTAATGGAAATTCTTAACCCTGTCTTGGTAATATAGAATCATAGACTGTTGCATGTAAGTTAACAAAAAAGGAAACTGCTAGATATCTTAAACCAAAGGGAACGATGGATTGGATGTTACAAGTAAGTTTATACCAGAAGTGTAAAATACGAGTTTGTACCTGACTCTGGTGGTTTGTTATAGTTAATATAACTTTATATA
The nucleotide sequence above comes from Papaver somniferum cultivar HN1 chromosome 8, ASM357369v1, whole genome shotgun sequence. Encoded proteins:
- the LOC113303077 gene encoding uncharacterized protein DDB_G0275933-like, whose product is MGYIEEARENHVKKKVEEALRSKMKAKALKECVYYTSKYAECAVGRTLSVVWQCRQEAKELNECLHQYTSDSVLEEMKKAYTLQQES